Sequence from the Castanea sativa cultivar Marrone di Chiusa Pesio chromosome 12, ASM4071231v1 genome:
ATACTAAcaatgtttttgattttttgaacaTTATTCAGCGTGCACAACAGGATAGGTCCCGCTTTGCTCTGTTTGCATGGACGACTTCTCTAATTTGGATGCACAGAAACAAACTCTGGTTCGAGGAAGACACGTTCCCATTGTCAAAGATTAGTTCAATGGCTTGTGAATGGCTTCGGGAATTCCAGTAATTGCGTCCAATCCACACCAACATTCCAAGTACAACGAGGTCAGTGAGATGGTGCCCTCCACCACCAGATGTACTCAAAGTTAATTTTGATGGAGCTTACTTTGCAGAAGAAAATAAGGCTGGCCTTGGTGTTATAATCTATAATGAATAAGGATTGGTTATGGCTGCTTTAACACAATAGATTCCACTACCTGCTATGGTAGAGATGGTGGAAGTGCTAACAGCGCGCCGAGCTCTTTGGTTTGCAAAGGAgttgatttttcaaagattgATAGTTGAAGGTGATTCAGAAGTCATTATTAATTCAATCAATGGTGGCAATGTGACTCAATCTGAGTTTGGACATATCTTACAAGACATTACTTTTCTTTgctctttttttattcatgtATCTTTCCAGCATATTAAGAGGCAAGGTAATTATGTGGCTCATAAACTAGCTAGACAAGCTATTACTAATACTTTGGATGTTTGGATGGAGTCTATTCCTCCAGACACGATTGAAGTTTACAATTTTGATCTTCACTTTAGTAATCAATAATACTCCCTAATAAAAAAGGGTGAGTACCTTTGAATCATATCCCCTCGATCGATCAGGGGAACAGTGGTTTGTTAGGCTTCCCCACGTAGAGAACTTGTTACCAACCCCACCcaagaaaaacatataaatactcCTCTTGAATTAAAGGAGGTAAGTAcacaaaaaatctctctttccATAAAATTTTCACTAACTTTTAATCTTTGCAGTACCTCCGATCAACAAGAAGTTCGGAGAAACCTTCTAGAAGGCATCAAATCTGCAAAGATATTGCCTTTTCGGCTTTTCTCATGATGTTTAAAAAGCTTTAACTTTATGTTGTTTTTGAACCCGATGGATGTGTTTTCCGATTCTTATTTCCATTTGACAAGGATATGCCAAATCTTAATTCGAGAATCAAAGAAAATGCATTAGATAGATTCCTTAAAGCCAAGCAAACAGTATCATATGCTAGTATGCTACACCTGCAGGCTGAACATACCACAAATGAATAATTCTTGAGAAACATCCAATTGGAGACCCAATTTCACAATTAGTAAATTGTGTGATTGTGAGTGATCGACATTGTCTACCTACTACTAACTTGTGAAACTCGTTACTTTTTATTGACTACTTACAATTGTACAAGCTCAAATAACTGTGAAATTGGGtgtgaaaatatttgtttgtaATATTGTTGGATCACAATTCAGCAAAAACAGAACCTCctccccgcccccccccccccccccccccccccaaaaaaacaataaaaaaaatccaattaaaccaaaaatattgAATAGGCAGCTAGTCTATAACCAAAGTCAAAgcaaatttcttttaaatttaaaagaagccTAGCCCTAACCTCTTCTTTCAGAGTCAAACGCAAATATAATGAAGttttacatatatttaataGATCTTGGAATAACAATCAGTTGGAATCAAAGCCGTACATTAATTTAGAATGTAAAATTTTCGAAATTATGAACATCTAAGATTAACGagttctttcaaaaaaaagaaaagaaagaaagaaaagaataacgAGTTCAAAATGTGTTGAACCCGCGAGAGGCAAATATAAAGCTCTACTAGCGTCTTGTATTTAAAACTTAGTTGCAGAATAATACATGAAAAATATTatccataaaaaattataataataatacatgaaAAACTTCAATATAAGTTTCTACTGTTGGGTATTCAATAGTAAAAAAACTAGTGaaagtaaaataaagaataatataataatgaaGGGACAAAAAGAACAACATAGTTGATGCCCCAGTCACATATTTTAATAAGAAACCAAGAAATTGGAGGGGCCAGGGCTGGGGACTGGTAATAGAAGCAAAGAACGGTGACACTTATCAAGGAAAAAAAGGGAGAGGGAGGAAGCAAGGAACAGTCATACATCTCCGGTTAGCACAGAAATAGGAACTGCTCATACCAACTATAGCAAAACTTCAAACCTTCCTTATATAAAGGTAATAGAACAAATAAAACTACTAATAGAAACTACCcatcacaatatactaacagAAATACTTATGCCTATTACCAGAGAAAATAAAGCAATCAAACCAGTTGCATACACCAGTGAGAAGAAAGTAATCGAAACAATCTCAATTCTGTTGCCGTCTTGCTAATAGCAAGTACAACCTCCTGCATAACAGTTCCTTCGATAGAAAATCAAACCATTAGATCACTACTGTTAAGTCTGCCTGGACTGAGCAGCACCGTATCCACCACCATAACCCCCAGTGGCTTGTGAAGGGTCAGATCTCCATGCTGCATTGGAGTACCCCGAATTTCCATTTGTGTCGCCATAGCCACTTCCCATGTAGCCACCACCCATTCCATGTTGCTCTCCTCCACTAGCACCACCACCGGCATTGCTACTTGGGGCACTTCCAGCACGACCCCCTGTAGCCCCATACCCACCAGAATTTGCACCGTCACTTCCACCATACTTACCATATCCATAGCCTTGATTCCCATACCCAGAAGCTGCACTTGGGGATTGACCCCTTGGAGCAGAAACAGCACCACCACTACCTGGAGCATTCCAGGCTGCAGTTCCATAATCAGCACTTCCACCATAGCCTGATGTGCCATACCCAGAAGGAGTTTGGTTTGTCCAAGTATTTTTTACTGCGCCTGGCCCCCCAGTTCCATAACCAGCATTAGGAGCATTTGGGTTTCCATATGCTCCCATGGGACCGCCAAATCCAGTATTTGCAGTTCCATAACCACTAACATCATAACTGCCATAACCACCATAACCGACTCCACTATTAGCAGCTCCATAACCATAACCTGCTCCACCATAGCCAGAATATGGCGGGAAACCACCTGCAGCAGTTTGAGGCTGCATATATCTACTTCCATCTGTTCGACCATCAAATGTATTTGTATTTGCACCAGAGGCCCCATAACCTTGATAGCCCCCACTACGGCCCCCACCACCTGGATTTGCATCTTTGGGAAGGGCTCGTTTTACCTCGACTGATTTACCATTCAAGTCATGGAAGGTCTTATGAAGAACTCTATCAACTGCATCCTCAGTGTCAAAGGTTATGAAACCAAAACCACGAGGGCGTTGAGTGTTCTGGTCATACATTATTACTACATCAGTTACTTGTCCATAACTTTCAAAATACTGACGAAACCCATCTTCTGTCAGGTTGGAAGGCAATCCtccaacaaatattttttttttgtcttaaaaTTTCCTCCCCCTCCAGAGGTTCTACCAGCATTAAAATTTCCAGTTCTAGAGGAAGTTTGCTGTTCTTCCCTTGATAAAGCCCTTTTTGCCTCCACCTATGTAgttgaaatgaaattttaacaGCTGAAGGGACATAACAAGTACAAGTAAAAAGACAAATACAAGCATGCTGTTCATGCGTATATACAATGATCTAggaaaacaaaatttacaatgTTGCCAACAagtttattttaacaattgGATAATCCTTTCACGCAAGAaccaaaaaagataattttcatCTCTTTGTGGGTGCATTTTgcaaacattatttaaaaactatttaatCTATGCCACCTCTccataaatataaagaaaaaaatggccATGCAAGTAGCAGTAAGCTAACTTAAGGAAAATTTCGTTTCCTAGGCTCTGTAATCATGAAAAGTCTAATATCCATTGATTCTTTtctttgactctctctctctctctctcatacaatATATCAGTAACCTAAAGAAAAGATGAAACACCAATAGACcaataagaaaacaaaggaaacaaaaagaagacaCAGGCATTATTTTGCTCATGCTCTCTcacaataccaaaaaaaaaaaaaaaaaacttattcatGGTTATCTTTACTAATATGAAATTTGTTtccttaaacatattttttttcttccctatcATGTGGAGGCAACATGGAAACAACGTTGACATTCCCATGCATAATATATTCATTAGCAATGATGAAGAAAACATgaacccatttttaaaaaattgcaatcAAGTGACtgcaaaatattattttcaagtAA
This genomic interval carries:
- the LOC142619336 gene encoding heterogeneous nuclear ribonucleoprotein 1-like, whose product is MYDQNTQRPRGFGFITFDTEDAVDRVLHKTFHDLNGKSVEVKRALPKDANPGGGGRSGGYQGYGASGANTNTFDGRTDGSRYMQPQTAAGGFPPYSGYGGAGYGYGAANSGVGYGGYGSYDVSGYGTANTGFGGPMGAYGNPNAPNAGYGTGGPGAVKNTWTNQTPSGYGTSGYGGSADYGTAAWNAPGSGGAVSAPRGQSPSAASGYGNQGYGYGKYGGSDGANSGGYGATGGRAGSAPSSNAGGGASGGEQHGMGGGYMGSGYGDTNGNSGYSNAAWRSDPSQATGGYGGGYGAAQSRQT